Genomic segment of Citrus sinensis cultivar Valencia sweet orange chromosome 7, DVS_A1.0, whole genome shotgun sequence:
cactcggagtatgtcacagagatcaacgttgcatactgtcttctaacagaggatggagagccttcaactttccatgaagctttaaacagctcagatgttgctttgtggatgacagcaatgcaggaagaaattgaagctctacacaagaacaagacatgggaaTTTGTACCACTACCACGTGGAAGAAAAGctattggaaacaaatgggtctacaagatcaaacgtgatggcaatgaccaagtggagcggtatcgtgCGAGACTGgtagtgaaaggatatgctcagaaagaaggtattgacttcaacgagatattttctccggtggttcgactcacaacagtcagaatagtcttggcaatgtgtgctacatttgacctacatctagagcagttagatgttaaaactgcatttcttcatggagaacttaaagaagaaatttatatgctccaaccagaaggttttgcagaaaaaggaaaggagaacttggtttgcaggttgaacaaatctctatacggtctcaaacaggcgccgaggtgttggtataagagatttgattccttcatcatgagccttggatacaacagactcagttcagaTCATTGTacatattacaagaggtttgaagataatgatttcatcattttactgttgtatgtggatgacatgttggtagcaggtcccaacaaagatcgaatccaagaattgaaggcacagttgGGTAGgaagtttgaaatgaaggacttgggaccagcaaacaagattctagggatgcaaattcaccgagacagaaataacaggaagatttggctctcacagaagaattatttgaagaaaatcttgcggcgcttcaacatgcaagattgtaagtcaatttctaccccacttcctgttaatttcaaattatcctcaagtatgtgtcctagcaatgaagcagagaggaaggagatgtctcgagtaccgtatgcatcagcagtgggaagtttaatgttcgctatgatatgtacaagaccggacattgcacaagcagtgggagcagtcagtcgatacatggcgaatcctggcggagagcattggataactgtgaagaggattctgagatacatcagaggaacctcagatgttgcattatgttatggagggtcagagtttactgtcaggggctatgtggatttagattttgcaggagaccttgataaaaggaaatccactactggttatgtgtttacacttgcgggagcagctgtaagctgggtttcgaaactgcaaaccgttgtggctttatctacaacagaagcagaatacatggcagctacacaagcttgcaaggaagctatctggatacaaagattattggaggagctcgagcacaaacaacagaaaattcctgtgttttgtgacagtcagagtgccttgcacattgcaaggaatccagcttttcattccaggacaaagcacataggagttcagtatcacttcgttcgagaagtagtggaagatggaagtgtggatttacagaaaatccatacgaatgagaacctagcagatgttttgaccaagccgatAAATACTGATAAGTTTGTCTGAAGTAGATCCTCCTGTGGCCTAGCAACAATGtaggcaacatgattatggcgaagcagaaaggatagtgtggagattgattgctTTTCACtctaatctccaagtgggagaatatGGAAAATAGCACCACCTTTTCTAGAAGGTGGCACCACTTTTCCCTGTTTTGAATGCGGCTGTTGCTGCATTCtttgaaacaaagaaaacaaaagaagaatggAGGATGATGAGTCGTAATCTAGAAGCTGTAAatgtttgaagaagaaatgtgAAGTTAGAAAAAGAGATGCTGGGccgaagaaggaaaagaaaagaaaaattaataaaataaaaataataattaaatattaaatgaacaGTAGCCAATTTTTTGCTATAAAAATGCTGGCTCCCTTCATTTGTAAATCATCGAGTTCTTcagttcttttctttatttagagagggtttttttttttttaagagttatagtgatttgagagtttgggtgtattggggttttgggaaatgagctaaaatactacaatacttgtaactccttttcactagtaaaatatttccttctgtcttcgcccgtggatgtaggttaaaagccgaaccacgtaattttctggtgtcctctattgtgcttgttctttattttatttctaattttattttagctgcgGTCCTGCtgcacccaccaatttcctaacactGGCACCTATTCAAGGTGAAATCAAAGAGTTTGCCAGCCTCCTATGGAGGTAACGAAAAACGTAACttctaacaaaatttttacatGTTCCCAATCACTGGGCATTAAATCCTCACATGTTGCTTATCTGATTAATTAGCCAATTGTAGCTTATTTTATGTCATCCATTATTTCAGCATTCTTCGAAGACAAAATTTTGGGCGTCCCTTAGCTCTTAAACTTGagtgtgtatgtatatatatatatataatacaaagATTGTACATGCTTAGTGGGGCAAGCAGGATGAGATTGGCATTGAAGATTGATGTTCTCAGATtggtttcattaattaattacgtATTGACAGGTATTCGTATATATCCACTACGTTAGcttctattaattaaaaaatgacatgtgtTAAGACATGGCAGCGTATAGTACAGACAGCTCCCTTGCCCTGTCGTGTAAGCGTAAAATTCCATGTGTCTGACCAAATGAGATGGTTTGCATTTAGCAAAACTCAATCCAAGTACAATTTATCAGCTAGATAAGATCATTTTACTTGTTACAACTCAATCTTGTTGACATTTCTTGGTCGTGGGAGAAAGCAAGTTCATGAAACAGAGGTCGGCcatccaaataaataaactgagTAACCGtgatgtaaaatttttgtgattaCAGGCAAGCCATGATCTATCCGTCCTTACTTTATGCTACCTGGATAGGCAAGAGTCCGTATTGAGACTTGGTCCGGGGTAGAAGAGGAGTCGTCATTTCTGAATGTAAAGGATGTATTAGGAATCTTGACCCTTTAATTTATCAGAAAAagctttgaattttgatttttttgtgttGTGCCGCCTGCGCAGAATCAAAGCAGCTAGTTTACAATTAATCAACGTTAATTGGGACAGtgtttttttcttgaataacCTCGGTCTCAGATGCCGTGCTACTGAAAATGTGGCTGTTGGGCACTACTGTCAACTAGCTgcatttcttgttcttctcttttttatgGGAGAAAAATGGAAAGTTAATAAGTTATGATCTTTTTACTGGTCAATAATATCAATTGACGAGCCTAAAATCTGTGAAAAACCAGATTCCAAGCAATAATGTCTGAAGAAATGAGCCGTATAACGTAAATTTCATGCTAATTAACAAAGAGGTCTGCgcataaatttatttgctaAAGACGAAACATGATCTATCTGGCAGTACTTTTTTATGTTTGCGTATCGTCAATCTCCAGAAGGAATCTTTTGCTTAGCTTAAAACATTCGAAGGACTAGTAAGAAGCATTGTTTTACCAGTCCATatgatttcaaattcaatcaaaatttcaatttgcatTAGTAGTTAGAATTTGGATTGTGGTTCTGCGACATGAAATCTATGGTACGAATAATTTGGGTGCTGCCTATGCATGCTATAGCTGAACCGAGACACAACCGATTCTTGGAGAAGTTGTGAGCCAGAAGCAACAGTCACAGTCCACCCACATCATGCCAGAGTCACAGTAACAATTCCCAAGAATATATGCTATTCAATTAAGTCCAAGGCAAGATGGGATTGCCAAGAAGAAAAGGCACGGGTGTTCCAAACGCAATTCTGCCTAGGCTATAGGCCTGAGCGCGGTTCCTTTTATATTTGATGTTGCATGTACTCATTCTTTAACTTGTGGGATTGCTTTTACTTCTAGTCTTGTCCTGTTAAAGCTAAACGACGTGAGCCTCTCCAGTCTAAGTCCAACTAACATGGAATATCATCATTCATCGGCACACATTTGCTCTTGGACTTTCCCACACCATAAAATTCGGTCATGACTCATGCGGTAACCATGAACTCCCTAAgaattcttctcttttttttttaatatatatgtatatttatacCTTTACactaattaaaatgaagaaacatccaagttttattatttagcttCATATTCATCAATTTGTCTATATACTAAATGCTTGCGTTGCGTCCAGCTCAATCCTTCATTTACTTCGCAGTCATTAATTTGTCTATATACTAAATGCTTGCGTTGCGTCCAACTCAACTCTTCTTTTGACTGACTAAAGAAGGATATcactaattatttgtttatgccTTTTCTTATTCCTATGACATTTGATCTGACTTTAACTTTCTCTAATTAGTCATGTAGCGCACATTCCGAGTTCAGGATTGGACAAGTACGCACCAACACATCGCGAGGGCTCTAAATCTAAAAAGGAAGCCATTTTAGGACAATTGGATTGGAGAATCAAATCACGCTACCCATAAACCTAAGCATGGTGGTGTCCGTGTTTGCAAACGCAATCTTGGATATTGAAAATTGCCATTATGCGACACTCATTTTTCCACATCTTTCAGTTGAAATCGACTAGTGAAAGACGTCAATTTACCATCTAGTGGGGTGAGGAAGAGAATAGCGGCAATCTTTGTAACTTGTAAGCTTTTGCTAGGATAAGGGCCGGCCACAGATAAATGCCTTGTTTTTGAGCATCCAGTTCATCTTCTCAAATTATTgcactcaattatttttctccacGATTCTTATTGGGTCAATTATATCAAAAACCTTTCTATCCTTTCACTCGTACTGTTATTGTGCGAACCCCACCAAgattttcattcaattataTATTCTTGCAACATGCATTATCATTCCTCGATGCAGCTTTTgctttctaaaatttatatgcTTGCTACAAATTCTTTACTTAAATTGCAGAGAACCGATTAGCCTAACACAGAAACTAATTAAGCACTGAGTTTTAGCAACCCAACATTATTAGTTCGATTTTACTGAAACTGGAATTAGTAGGTTTTCATTATCcctcattaattttgttgaaaaagaTTGTCCTTGTGATCTGTGAAGGCTTCTAGTAAATGTATATGCTCCATGACGAATAtcaaactttttgataaatgattttaaaaattctatatTCCGAGAGTTGGTTTTGACAATaatcctaaaatttatttgattataacGTGCCAACTAACTCATATATATcacaaattcttcaaatcatGTGTTTAATCCAaacttatcttttaaaaatacagaTCAACGAAGAAATCTTATGTCTACACAAGCAATTATCTTCTTCGCTCCGACCTTTGAATATGATTGACAATATATGAAcacaaaaatatgaaaattaaacgTATAAATTTCGGGCTCGTGACAAGCAGGAATGAATAATGTAATGAATTATACCatgtgataattttatttgaatttgatgggGAGATTTGGAGATCAAGTCAAGAGATTTTGAAGGCAATGAAATGTAAATCGAAAATGAATATAACCCTTTTTTTCGTCTAAGAGAGTTCTTAAAATTCCATTTTAAATCTTAACAATGCGGCGCATTTGACATTACATTGACAATGAGCTGTCTATTATATAATACTTAAATCTCAGAAAGCAACGGACGATAATTAATATTGTGATGGTgccgttaaaaaaaaataaaaaaatttaatactttAATCTGGCAACCACAACGCTAGGGCTGTTACAATGTCATAATAGACAATCTACAAGTTGAgataatctaatttatttcattcttttctaTTCCGTGCttagtttaatatttttaaatctaaatctTCAACTGCAATTTTAGCTGCCATTGAATTATATTATCCGAACACATGATGCGAGATGGAAGACAAACgagaataaataattcaaagacTGAGGAATATTATTATGCTATTCGAATatggttaaaaaattttgaacaacACATTTACGGGATTTTACTTTAATGAATTCGATCAAAATGTCTAGAAAATGAGTTTTAATTAGGGCAAGATtctaaaaatactaaaaatctttaaaaaaaaatgtaaatcaaataattagcTAGTTACTCTTAGAGCCAATTTAGTAATGCTgttgtttttaaaatgattgttGTTAGTTatactgtaaaaataataagctGCGAAGAGAACTAATTAAacgtttagtaaaatttatttctaaaagtGTTGTGagtttaaaaagtaataatatgtGTTtgttaaatcttattattaaattgttataaaaatgcaaataactaaattggatatatataatgttaaataaatatgtatataaaacaatttttgttttgcatatatattaactaataactcaataaatattgtatatttttacttttattttttattttgttatctcaatatagttggtaataataattatctcCTTatagttaatgattttatttcctaattaataaggatgattttgaatttttattatatatatgagaaTATATATGGAATTGTATTAAGTTTAAAACTGATTCTTAAATTCAAAACTACTCCTtcatacttttcaaaatttattgtaagatgggataattttgtcaaaagtaaattttttttaaaaaaataatcaaataccaaaattaacttttaattttttaaaattacttttaaacctcttaaaaacaatttcaactGGACCCTTAGTCAATGACACGTTAAAGGATCGGTCGATTGTTTAAAATACATGTTCAAGATTTCATATGGAtcgttaattttaatttttttaagcataataataatagtagttgGATCagtttaacttttttttccctgatttatttgaattattttaatctaGAAATGCAGTCACTTTCTTGCAAGTAGACAATTCGCATGAAACAGTGGCAATAGCGCGgaaaaacataattttggattaaaattTTCCCACGCAGCACATATTTATGAACTTGACAATTGTTGCATGGGACCAACGTGATTCATtcttaaattatgattttgatttcaatCTGATAGCAATTACAACATCTTGGCCGGTTGAGTTTTGCTTGGAGGAAcaagaaacaaatattttgacaTTGTAATGCGTATTAGTAGGGCCGGCCTTTAGGATCTTTTATTAGACgacttcaattttattttatatgtttgaGTGAACGAAGATaagcataaaagaaaactaaaaaaaaaaaaaggaaaaaagacaCGCATACAtcaaataatgcaatattAAGAACTTCTCTTTAaacaaaatacatatatttaataaaataaatcttttaactccaactctattttaaaataacaaattactaATGGTTTGGTTATCTGcactctaaaaattattttgaagaagaagtAGTAGTAgtccaaaatatattaaaaatattgtttaagagattaaaaataaaaactttaaaaggtTATGGcaagaatattatttattgaataggaAGTGTACTATATAAGTGTTCAgagtaattatattatgtcAATTTATAAGAAAGAGTCCTTGTTTAATTCATATGACAtgtgtttttataattaaaaaataatttattaaaataagagtgtttagagtaatttttaaagtgcAAATAACCTCACTCATTATCAATTTAAAGGTGCTAAGGGCAAAGACGCACTTCACATTGCAATGGTTTCACAGGTGAGGTTAAGTATGGCTAActcatgaaaattttattttaagcccccattaaaaaataataataacattattatattaattttttgaaaatttcttaTAGCTCCTAATGATACCAATAATGTTAGTATTGGTCTTTGGCAAATTTTATATAACCtctaataaagtaaataatattggtcttttaaaaaataaggaatgGGTCGAATTCCCTTAGTATATTAGTTCATAATCTCTCTATATggaaaataagaattaagaacTTTCTTACTAACTTAGATTACATAACAcgtttttttcatcaattaaagTGTTTTTGCATTTTCAAAGATATTCTCATAAATGATGTACCAAACACGTTATTGgtattatttagatttaaaaaatagaaaataaaatttgaaaacaatgCCGAACACACATCCACTGCATATTTTCATCATTGCCCAATACTATTGTTGCTATGTATAAAGTAACAgtgtttttctttctaaaatacaaaaatagataggactgaaaaaaatataattcggaaaatgaaaaaaatgttcaGATTATTTACAAAAACTGGGAATTATAACcccatttaaatttaaaaactgaCCTAAACCACCCTTAACATTATTACAGTAAAACATTGTGACAGTTGGAGTGTCCTTAAGGGAGACAAAGAAGTTATTTTCTTAAACatagttaatttttgaaatttggtaccaaaatattgaaactttGCCGATCTACATAAGCAAACTAATTTTGTCGACGTTGATGGCCATTTCATGGCGCAAAAACCACCAAAAGAAGTGGTGGCAGTGTAACACCACCATTCAATGGTGACTCATCTAGGTAATCCACCATTCGGTTTCCCATCTTCGGTAGCTGATGAGATTGATGTGGGTGGTGGTgcatagggatggcaaatttTTTTGATGCAGGATCTCATCTCATTTTGGACAGTGTTATGACATATTTTTatcccataaaaaaaatataaggatgAGAGTGAGACTTTTTTTCTTCCACCTGCATATACATGATGGGGCTGTATTGGCAAATCTCGTTTCATTGTCGACTAACgatgaaaattttttcaattgaaatggGATCCTACATTTGGGACAAAATTAGGAcatatttttatccaaaaaaaaatatatagacaGAAATaagattttcttatttatccAATTTACATGTACAAGAAATgactgaaattaataaatctcaTCTCATCCTTCACATTGCCAACCCTAGTGGTGCACCTCATGGAGTCACCATATGGCGTATTTTTCGATAAAGTTACCCTTGTTGGAcagattgataaatttaaaatctaatgGTATGTAatttgtcactctaaaatcattttttgatTGTCGACGATGGCGACGTTGCAATCATTGGCGTTGGAATATATAAGAGTCCAATGGTAaggtcttttaattttaattttaaatttataaaatatgaaattaaactaaatttgtCATAAggttatttttagaaatatataCTATTTTAAGGGTACAATTGGTATTGTATCTTATAAATTTTGGTTTTCAAAAACCACTCAaggtaacttttaaaaatcaatacaaaatatgatttttaaagaATCGGATTTGTTAACAATCACTTTCAAATTGAATTCAACAAACactttttaagttttagattgtcaaataattgattatttaacaATCTAAAGCAATCCCAAAACATACATGCAGTTGATTTTTGATATTTGCTAGCACAAACAAAGtgaaaattgtaattttaatgaatattttatacaaCTATTAGGATGATATATGACATTTTCTATTATCAATTTTGCCCATAATTAAAATgtgttattaatttaattcaatgaCTAAGGATGTATACATAATTTTACTTGATTCATATatccaaaatatttaagtatTACGGCTGATATTCTAATCAAACAATTATTTCCCCTAATATAATCTCCATCCCCATTGAGGAATATAGAATATAAATGATATTTGTAATTTGTCCTCCTCCATACGTAAAAAGAGATgggatttttcaaaaacatatTTCAATTAAGCAAACCCTAGAgattaactaaatttaaaaacaataattgcaattaatttatttccataAAATAAGGTCTAAAATTGTTCTATTGATGGCAGCTCTATCTTAATTACAGAACGTTCCAGACATTTAAACCACCCGAACTGCGAAGTTAACTAACCGGGGAAGGTCATATCTATCTTGTCATTTATAACTAACGCCCACGCGGCAACACTACTGTGTGTAATTAATTAGCCTCTAcgtaaaataaaatctctctCCGTCTTCAATGGTAATCAAACTTTGATAGATATGAACAATATGTGGCGACACGTTTGCGCAAACGTAAGACCAATCAATGACCAGTTCTCGCATAGCGGCCGTATGAGCGGCATTACACTACATGTAAACAAACAAGcctattatattatatattttacttttgacccttcaaaataaataaccaTCGCTCTCCAATCTCTCCCCCTCACACGTGTTAAACGTGTGATTTCCAACATCACCGGTTAGAGTCAACGTCAGTTGCCTACTCTgatcaataaattttcatatgaTCGGACGGTTGTGGCGGCTTTGGTTTACAATCCTCAGCCAACCACGTGTACCTTGCTCAGCTTAAGTTTACGATGTACATGTCCCCAATTTATCGAGAAATTGTAGCAGATGGGAATATTTCACAATGTTCCTTTGAGAGAGactcaaaaaaattgatagagCGAATATTCGGGAACGTGGggcattaataatttatcgtCCGTTGAAGTTGTCTCGGTTTGTCATTCTTAAAATATCGCGGTAAAttgaatatcaaaattttaatcttcCTCTCGTTTGGGACAGCTATATAATGATTCCAAACAACGCTGAAACCTTCATCGGAAGACAAACGCgtcattttttatgaattCTTGGAAGCTCTAAAACGCTCGCGCTTTCtctcttaattcttttattttttttttaatttcaaatttctttaaaaatttttattcaccaATGGCGTTGAGGAAGACATTAGCTGAACGTCTCTTCAACATAACGAAGACCTCAAGGCGGGCGCTAACCAATTACCGCATTTCGTCCACCGCAGCGGCGGCAAGCCGAATCTCTCAAAACCCGACCCGAAACAATGCTCCGGATCCGGGAGACAACGGCGTATTCCGGAGGTTTCTCCACAAGGCAGCGATGTTCCAACCGACAATCTCGCCGGTCGGGGGCGAGAATCTTATGGAGAAGCTGATAACAATCGATATTGCTAGAGATAGGATCCGACTGGACGGGTTGAGTCCGCCGCCGACGATGAAGGCGGCGGAGAAGGAGAAGGAGAAGGAGAAGGCGGAAGGATTGACGGTGGAGGAGGCGAAGAAGGTGCTTCGGGCGGTGAAGATGGAGATGGTCAAGGATAGGCTGAGGATGATCGAGAGAAATTGGATTCCGTATTCGGAGTTTGTTAGGGTGTGTGAAGAGGCTTGTTCGGATCGAGAACTAGGGTTGCAGTTTGCAAAATCGCTTGATGATGCCGGAAACGTCATCGTTTTGGGAAATGTCGTTTTTCTAAAACCTGAACAGGTAAATTTcgtttcaattcttttaccccttaaatttttaatagtaCAAATAAAGTTAATCGaaatgtaattaatataattagctGTTATtacttgattatttttatgacAGCAATGTTTTGTTTACAGATTAAGGTTAAAATTATAGCATGCATCATGCATGGTCATGAAGAAATAGGTTCTGGATTTATgagtgtttttaatttttaataatttgggCGATGCTGAGAACTGATATGGGTTTttgtggttatttttttttgtgttttgtgtGTTCTTTCTTCCACAGGTCAGATCTTGAAACAGGGTAGCCCGTTAGAGATGGTAAATTAGGGGCTTGAAGGACCATAGAAGCCCCCTTCTTTGTCCTTTAAATGATCaaattcaagatttttttcaaagtcCCTCTCGGGTTAGGTTTTGGGGTCACGCCCATGCCTTTGCCTGCCTTTCGTGTATGGTTCAACTACACATTTAAAGGATAGAATaagctaaattaattaaatcaaaggAGATTTACCTTAAAAggagttaaataataaataaatatataattagcTTTAATGAATAATTTCATGAAATAATTGATTGTATTTTTAGGGCCTTttcaatgttattttattcaaCTATTGAATaaatcataacattttaaaatttaaatggttattttttaaaaaaaaaaaaggtatacttttttttttcttaagtcATTATCAGTATCAATTATGAAatagatt
This window contains:
- the LOC102627890 gene encoding calcium uniporter protein 2, mitochondrial, which gives rise to MALRKTLAERLFNITKTSRRALTNYRISSTAAAASRISQNPTRNNAPDPGDNGVFRRFLHKAAMFQPTISPVGGENLMEKLITIDIARDRIRLDGLSPPPTMKAAEKEKEKEKAEGLTVEEAKKVLRAVKMEMVKDRLRMIERNWIPYSEFVRVCEEACSDRELGLQFAKSLDDAGNVIVLGNVVFLKPEQVTKAIEGVIPLPSANPNQNHPRRKEYEEMEKQKAVIDKKADALVRRELWCGLGYFVVQTAAFMRLTFWELSWDVMEPVCFFVTSSSVIGSYLFFLKTAKEPTFGGFYKSRFSTKQKKLMKLHDFDGERYNQLRKIFYPHYSPPSTKVPFSDTYTDTHTSSDYDENLKISALDSH